A portion of the Cellulophaga algicola DSM 14237 genome contains these proteins:
- a CDS encoding glycosyltransferase translates to MKLAIVTAYPPSKVTLTEYGYHLVKHFRLQDQVTELILICDKTEGEKELAFTEEGCKITVKECWSFNSYGTIFSVNKALNQTKPDAILFNLQFLKFGDKKIPAALGLLLPAICKFKGIPTISLLHNILEQVDLKSAGFTENKLLQKIYNFIGTTLTRFVLASDVVAVTISKYVTILEEKYTAKNIALIPHGAFETPPTPSYNLPAGPKQVMAFGKFGTYKKVEILIEAVELIRKRTQENIEIVIAGTDSPNTPGYLEEMKTKYNAVPQIRFTGYVAEEDVEKIFRDSAVVVFPYTSTTGSSGVLHQAGSYGNAVALPDLGDLSILVKEEGYRGEFFDADNSTSLADAIQNIITNDTYRRSLGHTNYTAACSLPMSSIAEMYLTHFNTIIEKKMPLPKLQEEQA, encoded by the coding sequence TCTTATTTGCGATAAGACTGAAGGTGAGAAAGAGCTAGCTTTTACTGAAGAGGGTTGTAAAATAACAGTGAAAGAATGTTGGAGTTTTAATAGTTATGGTACTATTTTTAGCGTCAATAAAGCGTTGAACCAAACAAAACCAGATGCCATATTATTTAACCTTCAATTTTTAAAATTTGGAGATAAAAAAATCCCTGCAGCTTTAGGTCTTCTTTTACCTGCAATATGTAAGTTTAAAGGTATTCCTACCATTTCATTATTACACAACATTTTAGAGCAAGTAGATTTAAAAAGTGCCGGATTTACAGAAAATAAACTATTACAAAAAATATATAATTTTATAGGTACTACTTTAACCAGATTTGTACTTGCTTCAGATGTCGTTGCGGTAACAATTAGTAAATATGTTACTATTCTAGAAGAAAAATATACCGCAAAAAATATAGCTTTAATTCCGCATGGTGCATTTGAAACCCCTCCTACTCCAAGCTATAATTTACCAGCAGGACCTAAACAAGTGATGGCCTTTGGAAAGTTCGGCACTTACAAAAAAGTAGAAATATTAATAGAAGCTGTTGAACTTATTCGGAAAAGAACACAAGAAAATATTGAAATTGTTATTGCTGGAACCGATAGCCCAAATACACCAGGATATTTAGAGGAAATGAAAACAAAATACAATGCAGTACCTCAAATACGATTTACTGGTTATGTTGCAGAGGAAGATGTAGAAAAAATATTTAGGGATAGCGCTGTTGTCGTATTTCCATACACATCTACTACAGGGAGTTCTGGAGTATTACATCAAGCAGGAAGTTATGGCAATGCCGTTGCGTTACCTGATTTAGGAGATTTAAGTATTCTAGTAAAAGAAGAAGGCTATAGAGGAGAGTTCTTTGATGCAGATAATTCTACCTCTTTGGCAGATGCCATACAGAATATAATTACCAATGACACGTACAGAAGAAGTTTAGGACATACCAATTATACAGCTGCATGTTCATTACCAATGTCTAGCATAGCAGAAATGTACTTAACTCATTTTAATACTATTATAGAAAAAAAAATGCCTTTACCTAAATTACAAGAGGAACAGGCTTAA